The following coding sequences are from one Formosa haliotis window:
- a CDS encoding DUF3427 domain-containing protein, whose protein sequence is MNQGIYEELITQLINTKLSELDTDQFFLKRSLIDKEEASNILSKHLAKTIKQAFNIIGKTKVDEQIKIANKIINLLKEELNKQEFNDDLIHIEGEILKAVFSKTDAHFSNLDLRLKEITPYTTLTQSELFTGGNGGLSLESELKKEILSSNQIHLLVSFIKFKGIIILEKELREFTERGGKLKIITTTYIGATDYKAIQLLAKLPNTEVKISYNTSNERLHAKAYLFYRDSGFHTAYIGSSNFSRSALTDGLEWNLKITTKEVSHIIDKFQKTFDAYWQSDDFELFDDSIHKDKLQNALKQSKFSKPFENLTAFFDIKPFPYQLEVLEKLEVERSIHNRYRNLVVAATGTGKTVISAFDYKRFKEANNSSRLLFLAHRKEILQKSLSTFQGILRNNNIGELWVDGYVPDNFEFVFASVQTVNNQLKDHNLTKEYYDYIIIDECHHQIASSYREIINYFNPKILLGLTATPERMDGGDILEDFDNKIAAEIRLPEAMNRKLLCPFQYFGITDSIDLTNVKWQRGKYVASELTNLYTESDRRVREIIDALEKYTKDKYDVRALGYCVSMEHAKYMAEKFTLAGFKADYLTSQNSNNRDSIRRDLEKKDINYLFVVDIFNEGVDIPEIDTILFLRPTESLTIFLQQLGRGLRLHDEKDCLTVLDFVGNSKPEYNFESKFRALIGKTNTTVLKEIEDDFPHLPLGCSIVLEKKTKETILKNISAATSLTKNKLIQKIQQFQHDTYLPLTLGNFSSFYNIPLQTIYKRGSWKRLCQLAGRINDFNSTNEKEIVSAISNKWLSTQSLSYFTFLLNIAKLKFNINISDFNTGERTMLLMFHYDVWQKEGGFESLEKSIQAIGLNRILVEEITEVLEILIEKIDFKELPIHLPYKQPLKLHSRYTRDQILSAFNLSTFHKKSSNREGAALNKELNTEILFINLIKSEENFSPTTMYDDYAVNELLFHWQTQNSARPDSGKGLSYINHKKTDKKILLFVREKAKNEFGNSNGYVFIGEGELKDHYGSKPMSINWELSEPLPHYLWKDAAKLSVG, encoded by the coding sequence ATGAATCAAGGTATTTACGAAGAATTAATAACGCAGCTTATAAATACAAAACTAAGCGAACTAGATACCGACCAATTCTTTTTAAAACGAAGCCTAATAGATAAAGAAGAGGCTTCAAATATTCTATCTAAACATTTAGCAAAAACTATAAAACAGGCTTTTAATATTATAGGAAAAACCAAGGTAGATGAACAAATTAAAATAGCTAATAAAATAATTAATCTACTTAAAGAAGAACTAAACAAACAGGAATTTAATGATGATTTAATACATATAGAAGGTGAAATTCTAAAAGCTGTCTTTTCCAAAACCGACGCTCATTTTTCAAATCTAGATTTACGCCTTAAAGAGATAACACCGTATACAACATTAACTCAAAGTGAACTTTTTACTGGGGGAAATGGCGGATTATCCTTAGAAAGTGAACTAAAAAAAGAGATTTTATCATCTAATCAAATCCATTTATTAGTTTCTTTTATAAAATTTAAAGGCATCATAATTCTTGAAAAGGAATTAAGGGAATTTACCGAACGTGGTGGAAAACTAAAAATAATTACCACAACTTATATTGGAGCTACCGACTATAAAGCAATCCAATTACTAGCGAAACTCCCAAATACTGAAGTAAAAATATCGTATAACACATCCAACGAACGATTACACGCCAAAGCGTATTTATTCTATAGAGACTCAGGATTCCATACAGCCTATATCGGCTCCTCAAATTTTTCGAGATCGGCTTTAACTGATGGACTTGAATGGAACTTAAAAATTACAACGAAGGAAGTTAGTCACATCATAGACAAATTTCAAAAGACTTTTGATGCGTATTGGCAAAGTGATGACTTCGAACTATTTGACGACTCCATCCATAAAGACAAACTTCAAAATGCTCTAAAACAAAGCAAGTTTAGCAAGCCTTTTGAGAATTTAACTGCTTTTTTCGACATTAAACCATTTCCATATCAACTTGAAGTTTTAGAAAAATTAGAAGTAGAAAGGAGTATTCATAACAGATACCGAAATTTAGTAGTAGCTGCTACTGGAACAGGAAAAACAGTTATTTCTGCTTTTGATTATAAACGGTTTAAAGAAGCAAATAATTCGTCTAGACTTCTTTTTCTTGCTCATAGAAAAGAAATACTTCAAAAGTCTCTTTCCACTTTTCAGGGTATTCTAAGAAATAATAATATTGGTGAATTATGGGTAGACGGATATGTACCTGATAATTTTGAATTTGTATTTGCTTCTGTTCAAACGGTAAATAATCAACTTAAAGACCATAATTTAACAAAGGAGTATTACGATTATATCATTATTGATGAGTGCCATCACCAAATAGCTAGCAGTTATCGAGAGATTATTAATTACTTTAATCCAAAAATTTTGCTCGGGCTTACAGCCACACCAGAACGTATGGATGGCGGTGATATTTTAGAGGATTTTGATAATAAAATTGCAGCAGAAATAAGGTTACCCGAAGCTATGAATAGAAAGCTTCTATGTCCTTTTCAATATTTCGGAATCACAGACAGCATTGATTTAACCAATGTTAAGTGGCAAAGAGGTAAATATGTTGCTAGCGAGCTTACAAATTTATATACAGAAAGCGACAGAAGAGTTAGAGAAATAATTGATGCCCTAGAAAAGTATACAAAAGACAAATATGACGTTAGAGCTTTAGGCTACTGTGTCTCTATGGAGCATGCGAAATACATGGCCGAAAAATTTACATTGGCTGGATTTAAAGCCGATTATTTAACAAGTCAAAATTCTAACAACAGAGATTCAATTCGACGAGATTTAGAGAAAAAAGATATTAATTATTTGTTTGTAGTAGACATATTTAATGAAGGAGTAGACATCCCAGAAATCGATACTATTCTTTTTTTGCGACCTACAGAGAGTTTAACCATTTTTCTGCAACAATTAGGAAGAGGTTTAAGATTACATGATGAGAAAGACTGTTTAACGGTTTTAGATTTTGTGGGAAACTCAAAACCCGAATATAATTTTGAAAGCAAATTTAGAGCCTTAATTGGTAAAACAAATACAACTGTTTTAAAAGAAATAGAAGATGATTTTCCACACCTACCTTTGGGTTGCTCTATTGTCTTAGAAAAAAAGACTAAAGAAACGATTCTAAAAAACATCTCTGCAGCAACATCTTTAACCAAAAACAAACTAATTCAAAAAATTCAACAGTTTCAACATGACACCTATTTACCATTAACTTTAGGAAACTTTAGTTCCTTTTACAATATTCCTTTACAAACTATTTACAAAAGAGGAAGTTGGAAACGCTTATGTCAACTGGCAGGAAGAATAAATGACTTCAATTCAACAAATGAAAAGGAAATTGTATCTGCAATCTCTAACAAATGGCTATCAACACAATCGTTAAGCTATTTTACTTTTCTACTAAACATTGCAAAACTAAAGTTCAATATAAATATTTCCGATTTTAATACCGGCGAAAGAACAATGCTTCTCATGTTTCATTATGATGTTTGGCAGAAAGAAGGAGGTTTCGAATCTTTAGAAAAAAGCATACAGGCCATTGGACTAAACCGCATTTTGGTTGAAGAAATAACAGAGGTGTTAGAAATTTTAATTGAAAAAATAGATTTCAAAGAATTACCTATACACCTTCCATATAAACAACCTTTAAAGCTTCATAGTCGTTATACAAGAGACCAAATTTTAAGCGCCTTTAACTTAAGTACTTTCCATAAAAAATCATCCAATAGAGAAGGTGCTGCTTTAAATAAAGAATTGAATACAGAAATACTTTTCATTAATCTTATTAAATCTGAAGAAAATTTCTCACCAACCACAATGTACGATGATTATGCTGTAAATGAATTATTGTTTCATTGGCAAACACAGAACTCTGCTAGACCAGATTCTGGTAAAGGATTATCGTATATCAATCATAAAAAAACAGATAAAAAAATTCTACTTTTTGTTAGAGAAAAAGCAAAAAATGAATTTGGCAATAGTAATGGTTATGTATTTATTGGTGAAGGAGAACTAAAAGACCATTATGGATCTAAGCCCATGAGCATTAATTGGGAACTCAGCGAACCTCTACCACATTACCTATGGAAAGATGCTGCAAAGCTTTCGGTAGGCTAG
- a CDS encoding (deoxy)nucleoside triphosphate pyrophosphohydrolase gives MKTISVTCAIIQFEDKTLAVQRSKTMKLPLKWEFAGGKIESGETEIDCIHREIFEELNIRIKVQDRLTPVIHEYPTFKIKLIPFLAEFASGELKLKEHCNFILANHKELLNLDWAEADLPILKEYLNL, from the coding sequence ATGAAAACTATCTCTGTTACTTGTGCTATAATTCAGTTTGAAGATAAAACTTTGGCTGTTCAAAGAAGTAAAACCATGAAATTACCATTGAAATGGGAGTTTGCTGGAGGAAAAATTGAATCGGGAGAAACCGAAATTGACTGTATTCATAGAGAGATTTTTGAAGAATTAAATATTCGAATTAAGGTACAAGACAGACTTACACCTGTAATTCATGAATACCCTACTTTCAAAATTAAACTTATTCCCTTCCTAGCAGAATTTGCTTCAGGAGAATTAAAACTTAAAGAACATTGTAATTTTATATTAGCTAACCATAAAGAATTGCTTAATTTAGATTGGGCAGAAGCAGACTTGCCTATTTTAAAAGAATATTTAAACTTATGA
- the polA gene encoding DNA polymerase I, producing the protein MSEQKRLFLVDAYALIFRGYYAFIKNPRINSKGLDTSAILGFTNSLIDVIKRERPDHLAVCFDKGGSAERTEMFEAYKANRDATPEAIKVAIPYICNILEAMHIPIMVKEGYEADDVIGTLAKKAEKEGYQTFMVTPDKDFAQLVSDNIFMYRPVFGGGYETWGIPEVLKKFEIERPEQVIDFLGMMGDSSDNIPGLPGVGEKTAKKFLAQYGSMENLLANTHELKGKMKEKVEAAKELGLLSKKLATIMLDVPVDFNEEDFEMSHPDIEAVKTIFQDLEFRRLIDNFEKTFAVSTDTTAEQPSQTTAPSNSTAGAGQFSLFGGDPGTQTDTTTTDPNQRKTAENTSHFYQSIASGMATKLFIKNLMKQNSVCFDTETTGLNPLTAELVGIAFSWEVGKGFYLPFPEDKTEAQDLIEQLRPFFESEDIQKIGQNLKYDIKVLHKYNITVKGPLFDTMLAHYLINPDMRHNMDVLAETYLNYTPIPIVDLIGKKGKNQLSMRQVPLDKQTEYAVEDADITLQLKEHFENELGQANTQTLFNDIEIPLVRVLADMELEGINLDVPFLNELATALNNDIATLQDNIFTAAGEEFNIASPKQLGDILFGKMKLVDKPKKTKSGQFATSEDILSYLAKDHAIIQHILDYRGLAKLKSTYVDALPLQVEPSTGRVHTDYMQTVAATGRLSSNNPNLQNIPIRTERGRQVRKAFIPRNEDYTLLAADYSQIELRIIAALSQEETMIEAFKNGEDIHASTAAKVFNVPLAEVTREQRSNAKTVNFGIVYGVSAFGLSNQTNLSRSESKDLIDTYYKTYPKLRTYMSELVDFARDNGYVQTVLGRRRYLKDINSRNAVVRGAAERNAVNAPIQGSAADIIKLAMINIHEKLTAGQFKTKMLLQVHDELVFDVYKPELETIKTLVKTEMENAFKLDVPLDVELDTGDNWLEAH; encoded by the coding sequence ATGTCAGAACAAAAACGTCTTTTTTTAGTCGATGCTTATGCCCTAATTTTTCGTGGCTATTATGCTTTTATAAAAAACCCAAGAATTAACTCTAAAGGCTTAGACACTTCGGCTATTTTAGGATTTACAAACTCCTTAATAGATGTTATTAAACGTGAACGTCCAGACCATTTGGCTGTGTGTTTTGATAAAGGTGGAAGTGCCGAGCGTACCGAAATGTTCGAGGCCTATAAAGCCAATCGCGATGCTACCCCAGAAGCCATAAAAGTTGCTATTCCATATATATGCAATATTTTAGAAGCCATGCACATTCCTATAATGGTTAAAGAGGGTTATGAAGCAGATGACGTAATCGGTACACTAGCTAAAAAAGCCGAAAAAGAAGGCTACCAAACCTTTATGGTGACTCCAGATAAAGATTTTGCACAATTGGTTTCTGATAATATTTTTATGTACCGCCCTGTTTTTGGAGGCGGTTACGAAACTTGGGGCATTCCTGAAGTCTTGAAAAAATTTGAAATAGAACGCCCAGAACAAGTCATCGATTTTTTAGGAATGATGGGAGATTCCTCCGATAATATTCCTGGTCTACCAGGTGTAGGCGAAAAAACTGCGAAGAAATTCCTTGCCCAATACGGCAGCATGGAAAACCTTTTAGCCAATACACACGAGTTAAAAGGCAAAATGAAAGAGAAGGTTGAAGCCGCCAAGGAGCTAGGATTACTTTCTAAAAAATTAGCGACCATCATGCTCGATGTTCCTGTAGATTTTAATGAAGAAGATTTCGAAATGTCGCACCCCGATATTGAAGCTGTTAAAACCATTTTCCAAGACTTAGAATTTAGACGATTAATAGATAATTTTGAAAAAACGTTTGCAGTAAGCACAGACACTACGGCAGAACAGCCTAGCCAAACAACAGCGCCATCAAATTCTACAGCGGGAGCCGGACAATTCTCTTTATTTGGCGGAGATCCAGGAACGCAAACAGATACTACAACTACAGATCCTAACCAAAGAAAAACAGCAGAAAACACCTCGCATTTTTACCAAAGTATAGCGAGTGGTATGGCTACAAAACTCTTCATTAAAAATTTAATGAAGCAAAACAGTGTATGTTTCGATACAGAAACCACAGGCTTGAATCCGTTAACTGCAGAATTGGTTGGGATTGCATTCTCTTGGGAAGTTGGTAAAGGATTTTACCTGCCGTTTCCAGAAGATAAAACCGAAGCTCAAGACCTTATCGAGCAACTGCGTCCGTTTTTTGAATCGGAAGACATTCAAAAAATTGGTCAGAATTTAAAGTACGACATTAAAGTACTTCATAAATATAATATCACGGTTAAAGGCCCGTTGTTCGACACCATGTTAGCGCATTATCTTATTAATCCAGATATGCGACACAACATGGATGTTTTGGCCGAAACCTATTTAAATTACACACCGATTCCAATTGTAGACCTGATTGGTAAAAAAGGAAAAAATCAGTTGTCTATGCGACAAGTACCTCTAGATAAACAAACGGAATATGCGGTTGAAGATGCCGATATCACTCTGCAACTCAAAGAGCATTTTGAAAACGAATTAGGCCAGGCCAACACCCAAACCTTATTTAACGATATCGAGATTCCTTTGGTTCGCGTGTTAGCCGATATGGAACTGGAAGGCATCAATTTAGATGTGCCCTTTTTAAACGAGTTGGCTACTGCGCTAAACAACGATATTGCAACCCTGCAAGACAACATATTTACAGCAGCCGGCGAGGAATTCAATATTGCATCGCCTAAACAGTTGGGTGATATTTTGTTCGGAAAAATGAAACTGGTAGACAAACCTAAAAAAACCAAATCTGGGCAGTTTGCAACTTCCGAAGATATTTTATCGTACTTAGCGAAAGACCACGCCATTATTCAGCATATTTTAGATTACCGCGGACTCGCAAAACTAAAAAGCACTTATGTCGATGCCTTGCCATTACAAGTAGAACCATCTACAGGTCGCGTACACACAGATTATATGCAAACTGTTGCCGCAACTGGACGTTTAAGTAGTAACAACCCGAATTTACAGAATATCCCGATTCGTACCGAACGTGGCCGACAAGTGCGTAAAGCCTTTATTCCGAGAAATGAAGACTACACTTTACTTGCTGCCGATTATTCCCAAATAGAACTTCGTATTATTGCGGCGTTGAGTCAGGAAGAAACCATGATTGAAGCCTTTAAAAATGGCGAAGACATTCATGCCTCGACTGCTGCCAAAGTATTTAATGTGCCTTTAGCCGAGGTTACAAGAGAGCAACGTAGCAATGCTAAAACGGTGAATTTCGGGATTGTGTATGGGGTATCGGCTTTCGGATTAAGCAACCAGACCAATCTGTCACGAAGCGAGTCTAAAGACCTTATCGATACCTATTACAAAACCTATCCAAAACTGAGAACCTATATGAGCGAATTGGTCGATTTTGCACGCGATAACGGCTACGTACAAACCGTACTAGGCCGCCGTCGCTATTTAAAAGACATCAATTCCAGAAATGCAGTGGTTCGTGGTGCAGCAGAACGAAATGCCGTTAACGCCCCTATCCAAGGAAGTGCTGCCGATATTATAAAACTGGCCATGATTAATATACATGAAAAATTAACTGCAGGCCAATTTAAAACTAAAATGCTCCTACAAGTACATGATGAATTGGTGTTCGACGTATATAAACCAGAATTGGAAACCATTAAAACACTGGTTAAAACAGAAATGGAAAATGCGTTTAAACTCGATGTCCCTTTAGATGTTGAACTAGATACTGGTGATAACTGGTTGGAGGCGCATTAG
- a CDS encoding TetR/AcrR family transcriptional regulator, translated as MQTSRREQNKIEKRERIIKASLSLFSEKGLENTSISDIVEVSKIGRGTFYNYYNTPKDVFCEIIDRLNCEINFEVKEAQAGVDNAYDFLYASFKAYFDLVSTGKMAMFHKNNQNQIRSVSYNSESILSIVKNMQDDIKRFPEVSLVDDMYFRMFSLVAISSASELFICSHQKYFEASKEKMAHFLANLFVKGLHDFSASTHNNALDV; from the coding sequence ATGCAGACCAGTAGACGAGAACAAAATAAAATTGAAAAACGGGAGCGAATTATTAAAGCTTCGCTGAGTTTGTTTTCGGAAAAAGGTTTAGAAAACACTTCTATAAGTGATATTGTAGAAGTTAGCAAAATTGGAAGAGGTACGTTTTATAATTATTATAATACGCCAAAAGATGTGTTTTGCGAGATTATAGACCGGTTAAATTGCGAAATTAATTTCGAAGTTAAAGAAGCGCAAGCTGGGGTAGATAATGCATACGATTTTTTATATGCTTCGTTTAAGGCGTATTTCGATTTGGTAAGCACTGGAAAAATGGCTATGTTTCATAAAAATAATCAGAATCAGATTAGAAGCGTATCTTATAACAGTGAAAGCATTTTAAGTATAGTAAAAAACATGCAAGACGATATTAAGCGTTTTCCAGAAGTCTCTTTGGTAGACGATATGTATTTTAGAATGTTTAGCTTGGTGGCCATTTCGTCGGCTTCAGAATTATTTATCTGTTCGCATCAGAAATATTTTGAAGCATCGAAAGAAAAAATGGCACACTTTTTAGCAAATTTATTTGTGAAAGGATTGCATGATTTTTCGGCTTCTACTCATAATAACGCCTTAGATGTCTAA
- a CDS encoding aldehyde dehydrogenase family protein produces MSNTFQQLFNAQKENQFAVGNSTYSERILKLKALKKAIETTYKQRIREAIYADFKKPYIETDLTEIYPVIGEINHVISELKGWMKRQKVHTPLALLGASSWYTYEPKGVCLIISPWNFPLNLTFGPLVSAIAAGNTVILKPSELTPHCSQLMAEIISNLFSEQEIALVQGEVEVSTALLKLPFNHIFFTGSPNIGKVVMEAASKHLTSVTLELGGKSPAIIDASANLKATASRIAWGKFVNNGQTCIAPDYILIEESVKEAFLKELKVALHTFYGDASLSEAYARIVNEKHFNRLINHIEDAKLKHGVIEIGGASKVADCFIEPTVMSNVPEDASLLQEEIFGPILPIKTYKTINEAITYVNSKEKPLALYIYSKNKTQTQFIIDNTRAGSTCINTNVLQYSNHHLPFGGSNNSGIGKAHGIFGFQEFSNMRSVLKQHTKGSIEFLFPPYSSLKQKLVDFTLKWF; encoded by the coding sequence ATGTCTAATACATTTCAGCAACTATTTAATGCACAAAAAGAAAATCAATTTGCAGTAGGAAATTCAACCTACAGCGAACGGATTTTAAAATTAAAAGCATTAAAAAAGGCGATAGAAACAACCTACAAACAACGTATTAGAGAGGCTATTTATGCCGATTTTAAAAAGCCTTATATAGAAACCGATTTAACCGAAATTTATCCGGTTATTGGAGAAATTAACCACGTGATTTCGGAATTAAAAGGGTGGATGAAACGACAAAAAGTGCATACGCCTCTAGCATTATTAGGTGCATCGTCGTGGTATACTTATGAGCCAAAAGGTGTGTGTTTAATTATTTCGCCTTGGAATTTCCCGTTAAACTTAACCTTTGGGCCACTAGTCTCGGCCATTGCGGCTGGCAATACGGTTATTTTAAAACCATCGGAATTAACGCCTCATTGTTCGCAATTAATGGCTGAAATTATTTCTAATCTATTTTCGGAACAAGAAATTGCTTTGGTTCAAGGTGAGGTAGAGGTGTCTACAGCATTGTTAAAACTACCTTTTAACCATATCTTTTTTACGGGTTCGCCCAATATAGGAAAGGTGGTTATGGAAGCGGCTTCTAAACACCTTACATCGGTAACTTTAGAGTTGGGAGGGAAGTCGCCAGCAATTATTGATGCTTCTGCAAATTTAAAAGCAACAGCTAGCAGAATTGCCTGGGGGAAGTTTGTAAATAATGGGCAAACTTGTATTGCACCAGATTATATTTTAATAGAAGAATCGGTTAAAGAGGCATTTTTAAAGGAATTAAAAGTGGCGTTACATACGTTTTATGGCGATGCGTCTTTGTCTGAGGCTTATGCTAGAATTGTAAATGAAAAACATTTTAACCGGCTTATAAACCACATTGAAGATGCTAAATTAAAGCATGGCGTTATAGAAATTGGAGGTGCAAGTAAAGTAGCAGATTGTTTTATAGAGCCTACTGTAATGTCTAATGTGCCAGAAGATGCTAGTTTGCTTCAAGAGGAAATTTTTGGTCCTATATTACCAATTAAAACATATAAGACCATAAACGAAGCCATTACTTATGTCAATTCAAAAGAAAAACCTTTGGCGCTATACATTTATAGTAAAAATAAAACCCAGACCCAGTTTATAATCGATAATACGCGGGCGGGTAGTACCTGTATTAATACCAATGTGTTGCAATATAGTAATCATCATTTGCCTTTTGGAGGTAGCAATAATAGCGGAATAGGAAAGGCGCATGGAATTTTCGGGTTTCAAGAGTTTTCTAATATGCGTTCGGTATTAAAACAACATACCAAAGGGAGTATAGAATTTTTGTTTCCGCCGTATTCTAGCTTAAAACAAAAACTTGTCGACTTCACTCTAAAATGGTTTTAA
- a CDS encoding metallophosphoesterase has translation MLRWTIFLILYILLDWYAFQAVKSATKRSWMYWIYWGLSTLVLGNFIYQVILNPSHAKVLNHIRSYAFGFLLAVIVPKAILLIVLLSEDIVRMPRALYRYFYKDKPEAGYIASRRSFISKVALGLASIPFAGLLYGMFKGKYDFRVLKYTLNFEDLPDAFDGYRITQISDVHSGSFDNKEKIEYAIDLINEQQSDTILFTGDMVNNMASEMIPWKETFGRLKAKDGMFSVLGNHDYGDYVEWDNEADKLQNLEELKTIQKELGFDLLLNESRYLEKDGDRIALIGVENWGRGHFKKAGDLKKAVSKIDPNDFKILMSHDPSHWEDEVLFDDLHYHLTLSGHTHGMQFGIEIPGWIKWSPIKWRYKYWAGIYKEKGQLINVNRGFGFLGYPGRVGIWPEITVIELKKGPETA, from the coding sequence ATGCTTCGCTGGACAATTTTTTTAATTCTTTATATTCTTTTAGATTGGTATGCTTTTCAAGCGGTTAAATCGGCTACAAAGAGAAGTTGGATGTATTGGATTTATTGGGGTTTAAGTACCTTGGTGTTGGGTAATTTTATTTATCAAGTTATACTTAATCCTAGTCATGCAAAAGTACTTAATCATATAAGAAGTTATGCTTTTGGATTTCTATTAGCGGTTATCGTGCCAAAAGCCATTCTACTTATCGTGTTACTTTCCGAAGATATCGTGCGTATGCCTCGTGCATTGTATAGGTATTTTTATAAAGATAAACCTGAAGCAGGGTATATCGCCTCCAGACGTTCGTTTATTAGTAAAGTCGCTTTAGGGTTGGCATCTATTCCGTTTGCCGGTTTGTTATATGGCATGTTTAAAGGGAAATACGATTTTAGAGTGTTAAAATACACTTTAAATTTTGAAGATCTCCCCGATGCTTTTGACGGGTATCGCATTACTCAAATTAGCGATGTGCATAGCGGAAGTTTCGATAATAAAGAGAAGATAGAATATGCTATAGACTTAATAAATGAACAGCAATCGGATACCATTTTATTTACCGGAGATATGGTAAATAATATGGCTTCGGAAATGATTCCTTGGAAAGAAACCTTTGGCAGATTAAAGGCTAAAGATGGTATGTTTTCGGTATTGGGGAATCATGATTATGGCGATTATGTGGAATGGGATAACGAAGCGGATAAACTTCAGAATTTAGAAGAATTAAAAACGATACAAAAAGAGCTAGGTTTCGATTTATTGCTGAACGAAAGTAGGTATCTAGAAAAAGATGGAGATCGTATAGCGTTAATTGGTGTTGAAAACTGGGGGAGAGGACATTTTAAAAAGGCAGGCGATTTAAAGAAAGCCGTATCTAAAATCGATCCAAACGATTTTAAAATTTTAATGAGTCATGATCCGTCACACTGGGAAGACGAAGTCCTTTTTGATGATTTACATTATCACTTAACATTAAGCGGACATACACATGGAATGCAATTTGGTATTGAAATTCCGGGTTGGATTAAATGGAGCCCTATAAAATGGCGTTATAAATATTGGGCCGGTATTTATAAGGAAAAAGGACAGCTTATAAATGTAAATCGAGGTTTCGGTTTTTTAGGATATCCTGGACGTGTTGGTATATGGCCAGAAATTACCGTTATCGAGCTTAAAAAAGGCCCTGAAACTGCATAA
- a CDS encoding thioredoxin family protein — protein MSKFGELIDVNIPVLLNFFTEWNEQSTAMHPVLRDVAAALGDKAKVIKIDVEKNKELAEALRVKGLPTLIVYKNGEMKWRQSGEQDANTLIGIVQKFI, from the coding sequence ATGTCAAAATTCGGAGAATTAATAGATGTAAACATTCCAGTATTACTTAACTTCTTTACGGAGTGGAATGAGCAATCTACAGCCATGCATCCTGTATTACGCGATGTGGCCGCTGCTCTTGGAGACAAAGCTAAAGTAATTAAAATTGATGTTGAAAAGAACAAAGAATTAGCAGAGGCGCTACGTGTAAAGGGTTTGCCTACCTTAATTGTTTATAAAAATGGCGAAATGAAATGGCGACAAAGTGGCGAGCAAGATGCGAATACCTTAATAGGGATTGTTCAGAAATTTATTTAA
- a CDS encoding polysaccharide deacetylase family protein: protein MDLIPVKIPKLIKGIYPNYIWDMPFLDKKTIYLTFDDGPNPEITPWVLKTLKTYNAKATFFCIGDNVRKYPDIFKSVLADGHAVGNHTFNHLKGWKTNTEDYIHNVEKAAQLIPSKLFRPPYGKIKRKQAKLLIAQGYQIIMWSIITFDWDTNLAEENCFKNAIKHTENGHIIVFHDSLKAAKNMQYALPKVLAHFSEKGYDFKALSF, encoded by the coding sequence ATGGATTTAATTCCGGTTAAAATACCAAAACTTATAAAAGGCATATACCCAAACTACATTTGGGATATGCCTTTTTTAGATAAAAAAACCATTTATCTCACTTTTGATGATGGCCCAAATCCAGAAATTACACCATGGGTTTTAAAGACTCTAAAAACTTATAATGCCAAAGCAACCTTCTTTTGTATTGGCGATAATGTTCGTAAATATCCAGACATTTTTAAATCGGTTCTAGCCGATGGTCATGCCGTAGGAAACCACACTTTTAATCATTTAAAAGGATGGAAAACAAATACAGAAGATTATATACACAATGTAGAAAAAGCAGCCCAGTTAATTCCTTCTAAATTATTTAGACCTCCTTACGGGAAAATTAAAAGAAAACAAGCCAAACTATTAATAGCGCAAGGCTACCAAATTATTATGTGGAGTATTATAACTTTTGATTGGGATACAAACTTAGCTGAAGAAAACTGTTTTAAAAATGCCATTAAGCATACAGAGAACGGACATATTATTGTGTTTCACGATAGTTTAAAAGCAGCTAAAAACATGCAGTACGCACTACCCAAAGTGTTAGCACATTTTAGCGAAAAGGGATACGATTTTAAAGCGCTTTCCTTTTAA